In the Brevundimonas sp. LM2 genome, GATGGCGGGTCGATGTCCGGAGTGTTCCGACAGGCTGAATCTCTGCTTGCTCTGACCGCATTGTCAGGCGGAGTAAGGATGAGTGAAATCCAGAGCCATGAAAGCTCCGACGCACTTTCCCTTATCCGCGGCCACGGCACGGTCGAACTCTTATGAGCGGCTAAAGAAAGCACACGCTGACACTGTCGGATTTTGGTGCCAAGCGGAATAACGGCGAACCTTAAATATTCGGACGTATTAGAAGATACGCAAACTTAAACTCTTGTTCACTACGAAGAGGTTCTCTTGGTGGGAAAACCTACGTGATCGTACTGCAGTTTTTGCGATCATCGGACCGCCTCCAGGCACATGCGAAATCGCGAGTGCAAAAATCGAGGTCGGCCGAGGCCGGCATAGACGTTATGATCTGGCCGCTATCGAGCCCTGCTGGCCACACTGGTGCAGGCTCACTTAGCGTGCAAGGCCATGGGGGACGCTGTGACGTGAGCCTGCAGGCCTAGTCAGTGCGCCACACGGTGAGGGTCCGGACGTCCTTGTCGTGACTGCAGTGGCCGCACCGTGCAACCAGGAATCGCGCCTTCGAACCTGCATGAGAGGGGCATCGCGCTGATGTCTCAAGGGCGCGATCCGGCCCGACGCCATGAGTCGAGAACAGACCGCAACTTTCTGGCGGACATCCCGCCGACTATTGGGGGTGGAAATATAACCCTTCATCGGACCAAATATATTTGCACGAGCCGACTGTATCGGACCGGTCGCCCCGTCGCCCGGTCGCCACCTGTTCCTTCGAGGGCGTGATGCACACCGCGCAATCCCGCGACCCCTATGGAGCCGCCTTGGGCGCGGTTCGCCAGTTTGCTGAAGCGGGCCGCTTCGTTCCGGGCGAAGCCCTTGTCATCACCGAACTCGCCGCCGAAGTCGGGCTGAGCCCCACGCCGGTCCGCGAAGCCCTCGCCTGCCTTGCCGGGGAAGGACTGATCGAGCGTCGGCGCGGTCGAGGCTATTTCTATCCCGAGTTGACGACAGCCGACGTCATCGACCTATTCGAGCTTCAGCTCGCCTTTCTGCACGCCGCCCTGACCCTCCATCCGAGAGGCCTGGGGTCCTTGAGGAAGGCCGTGTCCGGCGTGGATCCCCTCGAGGGTGCCCAGGCTCTGTTCGACGCCGTCGTCGCCCAGTCGGCCAACGCCGCCCTTCTCTCCGCGCACCGACGGGTCGCGCGCCGGCTCGGACCCGTCCTCCGCGCCGAGCGGACCGGGGAAGACACCTCGGGGGACACGGTGCGGAGGATGATCGACGCGCTCATCCAAGGTCGCCTTCCAGATCTTCTGCAAGAGCTTGCGGCGTATCACGATCAACGCTGCGCGCGCGTCGCGGCCCTTCTTACTCAGGCCGTCCGCTAAGCGAGGAAGCCGTTGGTCCCCCGTCGCCCGGGCTGCGCCTCGGTCTTCTCGTCTCGCTCCGCAAACGCCAGGGCCGCCAGGGCGGCGGCCGCCGAGATCCGGCGTGCGTGAAACCGCCGGGTCGCTTCGATGAAGGTCTCGGCCGCCGCGCTGACGTAGGCTTCTTGGAGAGCCAGAGCCTCGGCCTCGACATCATCGAACAGAAAGGGCTCTAGCCGGCCGAGGCGCGCCAGCTGACCCGAGATCCGCTCGAAGCCGCTCCACAACACCTGGTTGCCGGCGCTGCAGACGATCATGGAGAAGAGCCTGCCCACGGCGGGGCCGGGCGCTGCCGGGTCAAACGCCGGAGCCGGAGGCCGGAGCGGACCGAGCGCCGCGCGGTTCAGCTCAAGCGCCATGCGGATGTATTCGCCGCGCATCGCGTAGCGCTCGCGCGCGGTCGTCGCGTCGAGACGCAGGGTGACATAGCCGCCCGAGGCCGCGCGCTCGACGAGCCCCTCGCCGCTGAGGTGCGCGAGGGCTTCGCGGACCGGCGTGGTCGATAGCCGCAGCCTCTGCGCCTCGTCCTGGACAATGACCGGCCTCCCGCCCGACAAGGCGCCGGACTGGATGCGGTCGCGCAGGGACGAAAGCGCCTGGGTGAACGGGTCCCGGTTACGCGCCATGATGTGAATCCCGAGCGGGCCCATGGGCCCTTCGCGCCCGATCGTCAGCTCCCGCATCGTTAATCAAAAGTGCGAATCCGTCTGCGAAAAACAACGTCGGTCAGACCGCCACGCCCTCGCCGTCGTCCCGCAGGATTCTTGCGGGCGCTCCGCCAGGTGCCGCTCCGACTGTAAAATAGGCCACCCGTCTGCATTGATCCGAAGCCTGACACGACGCAACTTAGGGGGCGAAAGGTCGATTTCCGATGCCGCCCGATCCGCCCGAAAAGCCCAGCGAAGCGCGCCTGATCGGACTTGGGGCACGGGCTGTCCGGCGCGCCCGCGGCATGACGGCGCTGCAGGCGGCGGACGCCATGAACCTGCCTTTACGAACCTACGAGTATTTTGAGGCGGGTCAGGGCCGGGTCAACCTGGACTACATTCACCGGTTCGCCGCCGCGACCAACTGCGACCCCTACGCGCTCGTCCTGGGACCGGGCCTTGGATCCACCGAGTTCGCCAGGCGGACCGCCGACACCAAGATGATCCTGATCTTCCTGATCGCCCTCAGCGAGTTCGAAAGCCGCATGGGAGATCGGATGACCACGCTCGATCCGCGTGCGTTGATCGAGGCCTTCACCGAGGCGTTTCGCAGGGTGGAGGCGGAAAGCCGGGCCCGCGAAGCGGAGACGGAGAGCTGGTTGGACGCCGGACGCGACCGGCTGGCGGGCAAACCGCCCGAGGATGGCGAGTGACCCGCCACGGTTGAAATATACGACGGATATAGATTGCCGCGCCAAGCCGCCGGCCCCCTGATGAAGCGTCGCGAATTTGCGACATTCAGAAAGGGAGACAGACCATGACGACCCGTTCCAATCTTCGGCTGATCGCCTTCGGCGCGGCCTCGGTCCTGACGCGTGGGGCCGAAGTGGGCCTCATTCCGGAGCCGGACTACGGCGTCTTCAAGCCGCAGGCCTGAAACGCCAGGGCGGATGCGATCCGTCGTGTCCGCCTCCGGCCCCGCTTCCGGTATGTCGCAGGTCAAGTCTGCGCGCTGCCGGGGGTGGGGATCCTGACGACACCTCGTCAAAGCGCACATGCGCAACAAACAGGAGACCAAGATGACGCAGTTGAAGCCTCGCCTGCTTGCCTTCGGCGCCGCCGCCGCGCTGACCCGCGGAAGCGACATGGGCACTCTGCCGGAGACAGACTTCGGCGTGTGGCGGCCGCTCGCCTGAACCACGGTCTGGAGCAGCGATCACCAAACGATCGCCGCTCCATCTTCCCCCTATGGCCGCCTCTTCGGCGGAACGCCTCGGAGTATACATGCACGGCTCCAGCGCTCTCGGACGGTCCCTGGGTTCGACGTCTGGTCCGGTTTGCGCGGTATCGGACGGCTCCGGGCGGCCGCTACGTACCTCTGACGAGGTCAGCAGATGACGGGCTGGGACCGCGGGTCGGCACCGCCGTTGCCCACAGAGACGCGGCCTCTGGCCGCCGGCGTCTTCATGGCGGCGATCGAGCCCGACGTTATCGTTCTCGACCTCGCGACCGACACCTATGCCTGCCTCCCCCACGCCCGTGACGACCTCAGTATTCTGGGGCCGTCCGTCGAAGCCGAGCTCGGTCTGCTGGGACTGCTGGCGGATGCCGGTCTTCTCGGAGACGCCTCACGATCGTCTCCGGGTATAGCGCTGGATCCGCCCGTACGGGGCTTCCCTGCCCGACCGTCGCTGTGGTCGATCCCGGCAGCCGCGAGCCTCGTTGTCGCGGCCGCGACGGCGCGACGTCTCGGCCCGCTGGCGCCCATCCGTACCCTGATCAGCGCCCTTCCCTCCCCGCCGGTCGGTCACGCCGATACAGCGAGGGTGGCGGCCGTGGTCGCCGCCTTCACCCGACTTTTGCCCTGGGTTCCCGACCAAGGGGCCTGCCTCTACCGAGCGTTCGTGCTTCTCTCCATGCTGCGACGGGCCGGCCAGAACGCGGTCTGGGTGTTCGGCGTCCGCACATGGCCGTTCAGCGCGCACTGCTGGCTACGGATCGGGGATGCCGTTCTCGACGACGACCCTGAGCGGGTCTCTCACTACACGCCGATCATGGAGGTCTGAATGCGGGGCTTCCTGGCCTTGAACTGGTCCCCTGCGGACGCCGTCGCCGCCCGCACCGTCGCCAGGCTTCAGACCCTTGCGATCGCCGACGGCTGGACCGCGATCGAGACACAAGAGGGATCCTGGGTGGGCGTCAGAGGCCCCAACGCGCCGAAAGCCTATAGCCCCCGTCCCGGCACGCTGATCATCGGCGAGGTGTTCACCCATCCCGACGCCGAAACCGGAGCGGCGGACGGCGCGACAGACCTGAGTTTCGCGACCTGGTACTGCCGAAATCGCTGGGGTCGTTATGTCATCCTCTTTCGCAGCCCGGACGGCGCATTTCAGAGCGTGTTCAGGGATCCATCGGGGGGCTTGCCGATCCATGAATGGCGCGCGGCCGGGGTTCAAATCCTGACCTCGGTGCTGTTCGAGGGGCTGATCGCCGCGGTGCCTCCTCCCATCGACTTCGACTGGGATCGTGTCCGGGCTCTGGCAGAGCGTCCGTTCGATCTCGACGGAGCCTCGCCCCTGACAGGGATCGCGACCATCCAGCCCGGAGAGTTTTTCAGGCTCGATGGCCCTTCGGCGCGGCTATGGCAGCCCGAAGTCATAGCGGCGCCCCCCACGCGCCGAATGGCCGATGCCCGCGAGGACCTGCGCCGCAGCCTCGATCTTTGCGTCTCCGCGCTGTCTGGCCACCGGGCGGTCGGCATCGAGATCTCTGGCGGGCTCGATTCCGCCATCGTGGCCTTCTCGTTGACGGCGCTGGGCAAACCCATCGCCTTCGCCCTCAACACCCGGGGCCCGCATGCTGAGACGGATGAGCGGCACTATGCGCAGGACGTCGCTGCGGCCGCTGGAACGGTTCTGGCCTGTCGCGCGCGCGATGAGGTCGTCTACTCGGCCGAACTTTTCGAGGCGACAGCCGGCGATCCCTGGCCCAGCCAGAACGGCCGTGATCTCAGCAATGACATGACGGTGGCGACGGCCTGCCGAGACGCGGGCGTCCAGACGCTGCTCACCGGCAAGGGGGGAGACGCTCTGTTCTT is a window encoding:
- a CDS encoding GntR family transcriptional regulator, with protein sequence MGAVRQFAEAGRFVPGEALVITELAAEVGLSPTPVREALACLAGEGLIERRRGRGYFYPELTTADVIDLFELQLAFLHAALTLHPRGLGSLRKAVSGVDPLEGAQALFDAVVAQSANAALLSAHRRVARRLGPVLRAERTGEDTSGDTVRRMIDALIQGRLPDLLQELAAYHDQRCARVAALLTQAVR
- a CDS encoding GntR family transcriptional regulator; this encodes MARNRDPFTQALSSLRDRIQSGALSGGRPVIVQDEAQRLRLSTTPVREALAHLSGEGLVERAASGGYVTLRLDATTARERYAMRGEYIRMALELNRAALGPLRPPAPAFDPAAPGPAVGRLFSMIVCSAGNQVLWSGFERISGQLARLGRLEPFLFDDVEAEALALQEAYVSAAAETFIEATRRFHARRISAAAALAALAFAERDEKTEAQPGRRGTNGFLA
- a CDS encoding helix-turn-helix transcriptional regulator, coding for MPPDPPEKPSEARLIGLGARAVRRARGMTALQAADAMNLPLRTYEYFEAGQGRVNLDYIHRFAAATNCDPYALVLGPGLGSTEFARRTADTKMILIFLIALSEFESRMGDRMTTLDPRALIEAFTEAFRRVEAESRAREAETESWLDAGRDRLAGKPPEDGE
- a CDS encoding lasso peptide biosynthesis B2 protein, encoding MPTETRPLAAGVFMAAIEPDVIVLDLATDTYACLPHARDDLSILGPSVEAELGLLGLLADAGLLGDASRSSPGIALDPPVRGFPARPSLWSIPAAASLVVAAATARRLGPLAPIRTLISALPSPPVGHADTARVAAVVAAFTRLLPWVPDQGACLYRAFVLLSMLRRAGQNAVWVFGVRTWPFSAHCWLRIGDAVLDDDPERVSHYTPIMEV
- a CDS encoding asparagine synthase C-terminal domain-containing protein, with the protein product MRGFLALNWSPADAVAARTVARLQTLAIADGWTAIETQEGSWVGVRGPNAPKAYSPRPGTLIIGEVFTHPDAETGAADGATDLSFATWYCRNRWGRYVILFRSPDGAFQSVFRDPSGGLPIHEWRAAGVQILTSVLFEGLIAAVPPPIDFDWDRVRALAERPFDLDGASPLTGIATIQPGEFFRLDGPSARLWQPEVIAAPPTRRMADAREDLRRSLDLCVSALSGHRAVGIEISGGLDSAIVAFSLTALGKPIAFALNTRGPHAETDERHYAQDVAAAAGTVLACRARDEVVYSAELFEATAGDPWPSQNGRDLSNDMTVATACRDAGVQTLLTGKGGDALFFQMHTPLAFVDLWWRRPLRSLVSGHLPGVARWTRSSTWSLIRAARESRSADPSALPPGKRMQIAAIASGHAYASTCRRSEVTDMIHPLMAQPLVEWALQTPVPHLVPDGRERGLARDAFADRLPASIANRKGKGDYAAYFNQQVAQNLPFLKAYLLDGRLVAQNAIDRSLMEARLDEDRLRWQGGAPEILAAVSVEAWIRRWEARRSARTPAPAARG